acaaagaaaatgataaagaaaaGGTCGTGACGTCGTCATCGTCTAAGCTGTCAAAGCCTTTTGATATGagtttctggttttttttttctactttcttttctttgttgtttgaccgtatatatttacttttggGTTACATAATCCTCTTCGTGTCAATCACTTCCTTTCCTATAACCCGGACACATAGAGTTAAGTATTTTGAAGTCGGTAAGGTAAATgtaaaagtaaagtaaagttaAGGTATGTATGCACCTTTACCCTAAGACACCACACTGAATTTCTTATTAAacttttctgtttatttttatctAACTAGATGTACTACATCAACAGTCTCTATCTATACCTTTATCTATCTTGGGTCATTGAATTTGCTTTAAACGTTTAAAATAATTAGCTTTATATACAATGTTTGATTAGCTAGTTAAACCTTAATTCTAGGCAAACGTATTTGAAATTTGGGCTTCCACAATATTAATCTAAAATATTTGTAGTGTTTCAGTTTCTCTCTTCCTTTTCGGCTATAGGCAATCAAACGTCAATCACCCACCTACGTCTTGAATTTCAACTCGAATTACTAAGAATTGTTACAATTTGAaggaaaatttcaaattgctTGGACAACTTAAAGTCTATGTATTGTGTTTATCTTGTCGGTTTCCCATATCTAAGTTTGTGATACGATTTTGGATCTACCTTGTTTAAAGTGCTTCTCATAGATACTTGTACTTCTTGTTGGTCACTTAGCAATGTTGGGCCTGTTGTCTGACCTACTTGAAAGtcaattttaataaacaaacatATAGCAACAAAAATATCTATGGccaaaaaggcaaacaaagaCCAAAGACGCACATACACACCGAGCAGAGTGGCCAATGAACCCGAGAGGAGCTTTTCCTCTTCAAAGATATGGAAAAACTTtagtcccaaaaaaaaaaagaaaagcaaaatagcaagaaaaatttatatacagaGCCAACATTCTAAACACATGCATAAATCACCACACACCACCATGCAAGGGGAGAGGGTGAGAAGGACTGCGTGAGGAGTGAATTTTAGAGAGCTTAGAGTAAGTGAAAAATatgtaaacaatttttaaagacAAGCTTTTTGTAAATGGTCAACAAATTGTTCAGGGTCGAGGGGTGACAAGACACGAAAGAGATATTGCTGGCGTGAATGCGTTACGCAAGATTTGCTCAAGTTTGCTTTCAACACTAGGACAATTGCGAAGGATCTTGAAAAGTGTCTCAATGGAAGAGGCCGGCCAAAAGTGCCAAAATGTGCCACATCTGTCTACAGCTTAGTTGACTTGCCATGGATTTTTGGTTCTATTCTTTTGATTTGCTTCTGTTCTCttcgtttcttttctttttttattatattgtggtttatttgttttcatttactTTGCTCAGAGGCTcacataaaatttaattaaattgttttattgcaTGCAAGCCAAAATGGAATTCCTGGACGTCTGCCAGTGTCTCTCCCAGTCCGAAAAAAACGCACACACAACTCGCAAACGAAGATGGAGAACTTTTGTCCTGTGTAATTAAAAGGAAGGCGCGACAGGCGCAGCTTCTTGGCATTTTTGTGGCTAATCTTTTATGAGATTTTCCGTTTGGTTTTAGTCTTTTATTCTCAGTCTTTTGGTTtcctttccttcttttttttctgtgttggGACACATTTTTATTACCCGAGCCTAAAGATATTTGATAACATTCATCAACTGCCATCAAGATTTGTTATAATTGGAATGCTTTTCACCGATTTCGTCAAGCCTTAGCAAGACAAAGATTGATGACACAGTCACACAGCCCCAAGTAAATGTTAAGCAATTGAAACAATTgctttttgttatatttaagaaatttatacattttattttgttttaattttgaatCTATTATAGTTTATTTGATATTGCTTTCACATGACAACAATATATAATGCAATATATTTCGATCTTTGACATTTAAGTTggtaatttttgtaattacAATACCATTATGACAATTTTTACCTACGTTAATCCGGATCGAACGAAAATTGGCTAATAATGATCAATTCAAGATCAAAAACCTCAACAtagaatatttttataccatacacccatagggtgaaatggtatattaaagtcgccaaaatgtatgtaacaggcagaaggaagcatctccgaccccacaaagtatatatattcttgatcaggatcaacaaccgagtcgatctagccatgtccgtctgtccgtccgtccgtccgtccgtccgtccgtccgtctgtccgtctgtccgtatgaacacctagatctcggagactataagagctagagccaccaaattttttatgtagactcgtgtagtatgtagagtgatcaagtttattttaaatttttgccacgccccttcccgcccccgcaatttaaaaaaagcgtttatctcaaaaactattctagctagagacaccatatttggtatgtatattcgcttagtaaatgcacacattttgtatgtataaaaattttgccacgcccttttccgcccccgtaatttgaaaaacttgattatctcccgtatttttttacctcatgcaatcaaatttggcacacttcaatttaaatactaatatctatcaaaataccaaatttgatcaaaatcggataaaaaacagtcgagttatgcatataaacgtttttccataaggccggagttggccgttggctggtgggggcgctagggagctcgtatgattgagtgagcgagatactaagatatgcttgtaaaaagcatgtgaaaatgcatttgtttaataaagttgaaatatttgctttactggtgtatggtatacctaagtcggcgagacgacttacttacttcattaataGTTGTATTATCCACtaaaatttcaaaactaaAATTATAATGCTAAAATTGcgttttatgtattttttccGGTCAGAAATTGAGTTGGAAAGCTAAGAAAAGGTttccaaattattattttttcttgattaaattataataaatattaaaaattgtcTTCATTATCTTCTTTGCTCGCCTTTTTAAAGACTTAAGACTGTCTTTAGGGactaaacaatttttgataGATGTATTTATAAGTTAACAAACTTCAAcaatttagattttttttccaaaattttaatttcggCTTTGCTCTAAATATCATTCGGTTAAACAAAATTCCCTATAACGCACTTTTTTCGACAGatatatcaaaattaatatatatttttttgtgtgggtTTTCTTTTATCTGTACCAAGCATGATACCAATTGATCCGCAAAATGAGACAGCCTATTCATTTGTAGTGTTTGGCGCATCGGGTCGTCTATCGAAAAGGAAAATCTTTCCGGCCCTTTGGGCCCTCTATCGTGATAATCGTTTGCCACAAGGTACAAAAATTTTTACCTTTAGTCGAACAAAACTTCATACATCAAAATATCGCTTGCAATGTGTACCGTATATGGGCTTGGATAAGGAACGTGatcaaaagaaatataatagTTTTTGGACCAATGTGCACTGTGTGCAGGGTGAATATGATAATGCAGCGGACTATGCAATGCTTGGAGAGGCCATGGCCATGCAGGAGACAAAACATAAAATGATTTATGCCAATCGTATATTTTATTTGGCCATACCACCAATAATATTCGATAATATCACATTGAATTTGGTGCGCAAATGCAAGTCGGAGAAGGGCTGGAATCGAATAGTTATAGAGAAGCCATTTGGTCGTAACGATCTAACATATAGGCCATATCAATTGAATTTGTGTCAAAGTTTTAATGAGTCTCAAATCTATATGATTGATCACTATTTGAGTCGGAGAGtaatgcaaaatttatttgctCTACGTTTTGCCAATCGCATATGGTCGGATAGTTTTAATAATAACCAAATAGCCGCCGTTATGATCACCGTTAAGAATGAGAAGCATGTGAGCGGGGATTATTTCAATATATACGGCATTATAAGGGATATGATGACGAATCATATGATGCAATTGCTCACAATGGTGGCCATGGATCAGCCCTTTGACAACGATGTCGAAGACATGAGAAACGAAAGATATCGTGTGTTAAAAGATATTCCAACAGTCGATATGACCGATGTGGTTCTAGGGCAATATCGTAACAATTTTATGGAAAGTGATCCAGAAAAAGTTGGTTATACCGAGCATAGTTATATACCAATGGATTCTTTGACACCTACATACGCTATGGTAGTtctgaaaattaaaaataaacgtTGGTCAGATGTTCCATTCATTTTAAGAGCTGGCAAAGCTATGAATGAGACAAAAACCGAAGTGCGaattcaatataaatcggttgaATCTGACCTATATCATCCCAGTGAATTGGATATACGCAATGAGTTAGTTTTACGTTTGGCACCCTACGAAGAGATCTTTATGCGTGTTCAATTGAAAAAACCAGGCGAAGAGCTTTGCCTTCAGGATACCGAAATAAATATGTCTGTGAATGAGAAATCATTGAAATTGCCATCAAATTATGCAAGTCTTTTGCTAGACATATTTAATGGgaatcaaacattttttatgcgCACCGATGAGCAATGTGAAATTTGGCGAATATTCTCCGGTGTCCTCAATGCCATCGATGTGGAGCGTCCGAAACCGTTTTTGTATGATTATGGATCAAGGGGACCAATACCTGCATATCGGAAAGCAGAACGTTCCGGTTTTGTATTCTTTGCCCCCGACAATTGGCATGAAAGTAAGGATACACTGGCCTTTACGGTAAAGAGCAGTAGGCAGCCCACAACGAACAATAGCAGATTTGTATCGGCAAGGCCGAGCCGTATGCAAACACCCAAGGAATCAACTTTAAAATTCgcttaaccaaaaaaaagagcaaaaaaatgTGATGTGTGGTATCgaataaaaaggaaaacaaaccaacaagaacaaaaaaactctaataataaaatgcgcaacaaaaaagttttttaattaaccAAGCAACCAAGTATGACCAGTTCAGGTCGTGCAGCAGTTTACTGCAGCAGCAGTTGCAActtgagttgttgttgttgttcttggcCTGTTTGCCTGTTGGCTTACAAACTTATCAACactttctattttgttttcgtttgcTTTTAGCTTGAGCTTTGAGGCTTTACGAGCTTGGAGGGTATAAATAACACGCATGATTTGGCCATTGTCCTTTCCCGGAATTACCTAGACTCCCTTCTCTGGTTTACTCGTAAATAACCAAAAGTTTGCTCAGCAAAATGCAAGTGACTTGCAGATGCTCTATAAATGTAATGGTCGTTTAGCCAGTTAAGATTGAGAAGGATTTGGTATTTGGCTTTGAAGAAAGTCCAGTTTAGGGGACTTTAGCTACATGGAAAGCTAAGAGGGGAACTAAATGACAATTGGCTAAGAAAAAGTAACCAGAAGAATACATATAAGAGCCTTTAAATACATGCaagaaaaattttaagaaattttgaaacggcaaaaaaacaaaaattaactaaatataaaacaatGCAAAGGAAAGGTAAGATAAAGACCAGATAGAGTAAACCAAATGACTTATATTACGAGAACTGTTTTAATATTAGTGTGTTCTCTTTAATTATTTCAGTTATTTACaaactataaaagaaattcaTAAGGAGTATAATAAAATAACAGAGTTGAAGTAAAGAAGGAACATTGTAATACTTTTAAAGTTCtttcaaaacattttgatcattaaattatattaaaggTGAATAGAAACAGAATTTGAGTGAAATACgaagtaaataaaatacataaattattgATAATAACATTTGAATCTTTCTCTGTTCTATTTTGCTTGGTTGACTAAATTTAAGTTGCCCTAAAATATAGGCAACACttaatatttttgatatttttctttaatcgGTCAAATTAAATGTCGTAGCGAGTCAACCCGTTTTGTGAAAACAATTGATGGTCaacacagaaagagagagagagagagagagaaagagaaagagagtctGTGAGAGGGAGAGCAGTTGTTGGCAGAATTGGCAAGTTGCTTCGTCTGGCTTTTGGGCAAAAGTTTCCAATAAGTGAATAGCCAGTTGATGAAAAAATCTAAGAAAGGCAAATGGTCAAATGCTGAGCGAAGAAACAGagaaagcgagagagaaagagagggaggtAAAGAGTGAACCTGCAACGGCCAAAGAAAGTTACTTTGATTTCTTAACGCAACTTTTGCTTgaactttaactttttttctttttttatttttttctttcttttcttctaCTGGCTCAATCACTGGTCTTTGACTTgttctgtttttattattttttttttttttttgctcccgtTTTAGTTTTCTTGTTTACTCGTAAGTAAAGTTagcattttttttctatttttttttttttttatttttgtttatatgtggtcatttggtattttgatGATTTCTCGTTGAATGTAAATTGGTTCCGAGAATATGTTGCAAAGTGATTGAAGCGTATTCACAAGTTTTTAAATTGCCCTCATTTCGATTTAGCTTTGATTTAGTTTTCCATTATAGGTATGAGCttgaatttgaaatgaaatgaaactaTAATGGATATTAAAGTGGcttttattttgattaaatatttgcattattATGAAACTACGCAATTTTGTTGATAGATTTTCATTGTTAACTGTATTAAACATTAAGTTAGTTGTTTATATCCTATAGTTTGCACAACCAGGTGTAAAGGGTGTTTTCAACTTGTCAGGAATGAGTTATTAGTGTTGGCACTAATAACTTCCTAAGGAAATAGGTAAAATAAGTATAGATTATGTGAAATAGCTTTTAAATAAACATCCAAAGACTAACAGCGTCTTCATGTTTTGATTGGTTGTGTGAAAGGAATGCGTTTGATTTTATAAAAGGGGgaagaaaaatgtttttagaAAGGGAACGTTGGGAACTTCGATAATTCTAAATAATTTACTTGATTAAAGGGTTTTGGAAAGTGTCTGCGCAAATAAAGAGCTACCAAAAGGGATAAATAATTTAACTGATGGgtgttttttgtgtatacTCCTGATCAAACCAGAGTATCCTTGTAGTCggaccctttttttttttttttggaatccTGCTCCTGTTGGCGATTTTCCTACCATATTTTCTCCATTCATTGCCATTTTATTGTTTCCCTTGAAAATACTGGCACGCAtgtcttttgtatttttggtatgtttttcgggtttttattttcctcCCATTTTTGGCAGCCAAAAAGCCAAGTGAAAAGATTTTCACAACAAGATTCCAGGACTAACAGAAccgtttatgtgtgtgtgtgcgtgtttgtgGGTGGCtctatatatttgtgtgcgtgtgtgtgtgtttgtgccatgaaaatcattaaaaacaATATTGTCGCCCGCAATTGAGATTGCgttcaagtttatttatatttgccACCAACGTCTGCCTTTCTtctcttatttcttttttcggCATTTATATCATATGGcttttcctcttttttcttttttttttttgttctcttttttgtttcgccttttcttttctttggtttgttttggtattttctttttggctggaagctctttatttttctttcgtGCTGAAAGCCCACTTGAAATGCGTTTTAAATGGCTTTACATGATTGCCTATTCAATTTCTCATAAACATAAAGATTGAATAAAATCTAGAGGTTTTTACCCAGGAGAAGGAGCCAAGAAAACGatagaggaagagagagagagagagagagcgatgAGGCGTGGGGTGAAAACATAAAAGCGATTATGTCATTACGATAAATTGCCTAGGCAATGAGCAGGCCATTGGgattatacaaaaatatgaaaggtATGTGTGGGCTGTGTGCGattataaattcataaaaggcagataaaaaaagagaaacaaaaaaccaaaaaatgacAGTCAAAT
The sequence above is a segment of the Drosophila willistoni isolate 14030-0811.24 chromosome XR unlocalized genomic scaffold, UCI_dwil_1.1 Seg143, whole genome shotgun sequence genome. Coding sequences within it:
- the LOC6645493 gene encoding glucose-6-phosphate 1-dehydrogenase, yielding MIPIDPQNETAYSFVVFGASGRLSKRKIFPALWALYRDNRLPQGTKIFTFSRTKLHTSKYRLQCVPYMGLDKERDQKKYNSFWTNVHCVQGEYDNAADYAMLGEAMAMQETKHKMIYANRIFYLAIPPIIFDNITLNLVRKCKSEKGWNRIVIEKPFGRNDLTYRPYQLNLCQSFNESQIYMIDHYLSRRVMQNLFALRFANRIWSDSFNNNQIAAVMITVKNEKHVSGDYFNIYGIIRDMMTNHMMQLLTMVAMDQPFDNDVEDMRNERYRVLKDIPTVDMTDVVLGQYRNNFMESDPEKVGYTEHSYIPMDSLTPTYAMVVLKIKNKRWSDVPFILRAGKAMNETKTEVRIQYKSVESDLYHPSELDIRNELVLRLAPYEEIFMRVQLKKPGEELCLQDTEINMSVNEKSLKLPSNYASLLLDIFNGNQTFFMRTDEQCEIWRIFSGVLNAIDVERPKPFLYDYGSRGPIPAYRKAERSGFVFFAPDNWHESKDTLAFTVKSSRQPTTNNSRFVSARPSRMQTPKESTLKFA